Proteins from a genomic interval of Desulfurobacterium sp. TC5-1:
- the leuD gene encoding 3-isopropylmalate dehydratase small subunit, with protein MNEETYRGRAFKFGDDINTDEIIPARYLNTSDPAELAKHCMEDADPEFPSKVQKGDIIVGGKNFGCGSSREHAPIAIKAAGVSAVIARSFARIFYRNCINIGLPIFESPEAVEGIEEGDIVEVNPATGVIKNITKGTEFKATPIPPEIRKIMDAGGLMEYAKQKLQEK; from the coding sequence ATGAACGAAGAAACTTACAGAGGCAGAGCCTTCAAGTTTGGAGACGACATAAATACGGATGAAATTATACCTGCAAGGTACCTCAACACATCTGACCCGGCAGAGCTTGCAAAACACTGCATGGAAGATGCAGACCCCGAGTTTCCTTCAAAGGTTCAGAAAGGTGACATTATCGTTGGCGGAAAAAACTTTGGATGCGGATCTTCAAGAGAGCACGCACCAATAGCCATAAAAGCTGCTGGAGTTTCCGCAGTTATAGCCAGGTCTTTCGCAAGGATCTTCTACAGAAACTGCATAAACATAGGACTTCCAATCTTTGAATCACCGGAAGCCGTGGAAGGTATAGAAGAAGGAGACATCGTAGAGGTTAACCCGGCAACAGGCGTAATAAAAAACATAACGAAGGGAACAGAATTTAAAGCTACACCTATACCACCTGAAATAAGAAAAATAATGGATGCCGGTGGCCTGATGGAATATGCAAAACAGAAGCTCCAGGAAAAATAA